Proteins encoded in a region of the Ranitomeya imitator isolate aRanImi1 chromosome 9, aRanImi1.pri, whole genome shotgun sequence genome:
- the OVCH2 gene encoding ovochymase-2: MADTSLSYVVILLTVMSHTGRGETSNYGRLSRCGERPATSESINYSLLSRIVGGTTAKKEECPWIASLKKDGKHFCGATIISDNRVVTAAHCLMDKNIEFTMRVFVGDYDFDMKESTEQSFHVRAVHKHPDFNSKQPYNNDVAVVELVGRITFGSNIQPACLPSPDEEFPKGYMCDTLGWGRLEENGKLPTKLQQVSLPIIENKRCMSIMKTVDQRSEFKTVVCAGYPEGGKDACQGDSGGPFLCQRSHGRWVLVGVTSWGLGCARKWIDNFLRPPDKRGSPGIFTDIQKLRGWITTKLNQADPHLPATHVRCSTTDGLLRGTAGEITHPRGSRRYYSNNENCVWRILVPEGNHILLRFHRFSVEWDYSCDLDYLGVYSSSGHLIGKFCGDIRPRPLLIPDRNVTVKFFSDFQEFRSGFSLSYEAVDPNLYPDSECGSVPVIFEEGEIQSMNHPEPYSSNAICQWVVHCPPSHVIELTFQTFELESHEECIFDYVVVHHDLQGNMVAGKFCGFSIPDPIVSVSNVLQITFISDYAANYIGFRAVISFVLSKSRNINPETQDKNQPRKSPDAEGNVSHVSPEIQRNSQQAAEDVNEVCGAPIKPPWFISHSISTAEEAMPNSWPWHVSMSAGNKHMCSGTMVSEGTVLTSAGCVTELKSLYDVGMIVAGMHDLEVSLHTQMRRVKQVIFHPEKNYDVALIHVDEPFQSGPYVQPVCLPDPQSTLEPSDLCVVTGWSLNKKLFKKLQQQEVPILLDDICKKYYRGLTDTMFCAGLVAEQNLAQSGAPLVYMSNTGNFIIYGVDIGGTGFNKKPKPGVYSKVPMFTQWIRERILSRAGDSGLQPQDPLLPPDQLYDLSQQSERPADNGSGSAQNIYVLCKDDVSLQSPGNIKLVAGGQDSPDRDRCRVVFRAPHNQNILLNLMQLSSASCDHCSLMVYDGESHNKTFKARLTKEKIPITMKSIGSAITIVFGGSAQGSELQLWLSYSFHEQN; encoded by the exons GATGGGAAACACTTCTGTGGAGCAACCATTATTAGTGATAACCGTGTAGTGACCGCCGCTCACTGCTTAATGGACAA AAACATTGAATTTACCATGAGAGTTTTTGTTGGAGACTATGATTTTGACATGAAGGAATCCACAGAGCAGAGTTTCCATGTACGAGCAGTTCACAAGCACCCCGACTTCAACAGCAAACAGCCGTACAACAACGACGTTGCCGTGGTGGAGCTGGTGGGACGCATAACATTTG GCAGCAATATCCAGCCGGCATGCCTGCCAAGCCCGGACGAGGAATTTCCCAAAGGATATATGTGCGATACTTTGGGATGGGGGCGGCTAGAGGAAA ATGGCAAGTTACCCACCAAATTGCAGCAAGTGTCTTTGCCGATCATTGAGAACAAAAGGTGCATGAGCATCATGAAAACCGTGGATCAGCGTTCGGAATTTAAAACGGTGGTCTGCGCAGGATATCCGGAAGGAGGGAAAGACGCCTGCCAG GGGGACTCTGGAGGTCCTTTCCTCTGTCAGAGGAGCCACGGGAGGTGGGTTTTGGTTGGTGTGACCTCCTGGGGACTGGGATGTGCTCGGAAATGGATTGACAATTTCCTGCGCCCACCGGACAAGCGGGGCTCGCCAGGTATTTTCACGGATATTCAGAAGCTTCGTGGCTGGATCACTACAAAGCTGAATCAAG CGGACCCACATTTGCCTGCGACTCACG TACGGTGCAGCACGACCGATGGGCTCCTGAGGGGAACGGCCGGGGAAATCACACACCCGAGAGGCAGCAGGAGATATTACTCCAATAACGA AAATTGTGTCTGGAGAATTCTCGTCCCTGAAGGGAATCACATCCTCCTGAGGTTCCATCGCTTCAGTGTGGAGTGGGATTATTCCTGTGATCTGGATTATCTGGGGGTGTACTCTTCATCGGGGCATCTCATTG GGAAATTCTGTGGCGACATCCGGCCGCGGCCATTGCTGATCCCCGACAGAAACGTCACTGTGAAGTTCTTCTCTGATTTTCAGGAGTTCCGCTCTGGATTCTCCCTCTCTTACGAGGCGGTGGATCCGAACCTTTATCCAG ATTCTGAATGTGGATCTGTCCCTGTTATCTTTGAGGAAGGAGAAATCCAGTCAATGAATCACCCCGAGCCGTACAGCAGTAACGCCATTTGTCAGTGGGTGGTCCACTGTCCACCATCCCACGTCATCGAG TTAACTTTTCAAACCTTCGAGCTTGAGTCCCATGAAGAATGCATCTTTGATTACGTGGTCGTTCATCATGACCTGCAAGGAAACATGGTGGCAG gAAAGTTCTGCGGATTTTCCATTCCTGACCCAATCGTCAGCGTCTCCAACGTCCTGCAGATCACGTTCATCTCCGACTACGCCGCcaattacattgggtttcgagctgTCATTTCCTTCGTGCTTTCGAAGTCTC GTAATATTAATCCTGAGACACAAGACAAGAATCAGCCACGGAAAAGTCCGGACGCAGAGGGAAACGTCA GTCATGTCAGTCCTGAGATCCAGCGGAATAGTCAGCAAGCAGCGGAGGACGTCA ATGAGGTCTGCGGAGCCCCCATAAAACCTCCCTGGTTCATCTCTCACAGCATAAGCACAGCGGAGGAAGCGATGCCCAACTCCTGGCCCTGGCACGTCAGCATGAGTGCTGGTAACAAGCACATGTGTAGCGGAACGATGGTCTCTGAAGGCACCGTCCTGACCTCTGCGGGCTGTGTGACAGAATT GAAGTCGTTGTATGATGTCGGGATGATTGTGGCCGGAATGCACGATCTGGAGGTCTCTCTGCACACTCAG ATGCGGCGGGTGAAGCAAGTTATTTTTCATCCTGAAAAGAACTATGATGTGGCCCTGATCCACGTGGATGAGCCCTTCCAGTCCGGCCCCTACGTGCAGCCCGTGTGTCTCCCGGACCCTCAGAGCACCCTGGAACCATCGGACCTCTGCGTCGTGACCGGATGGAGCCTCAATA AGAAATTATTTAAGAAACTGCAGCAGCAGGAAGTCCCGATCCTCCTGGACGACATCTGCAAGAAATACTACAGAGGCCTGACGGACACCATGTTTTGTGCTGGGCTCGTGGCAGAACAAAATTTG GCGCAGTCTGGAGCCCCGCTGGTCTATATGTCTAATACAGGCAACTTCATTATTTATGGTGTTGATATCGGGGGCACTGGATTCAATAAAAAACCCAAGCCGGGCGTGTACAGCAAGGTCCCCATGTTTACTCAGTGGATACGGGAAAGGATTCTCTCCA GAGCGGGCGACTCTGGTCTTCAGCCCCAGGATCCTCTTCTCCCTCCGGATCAGCTATATGACCTCTCCCAGCAGTCAG AGCGTCCTGCAGACAATGGCTCCGGCTCTGCACAGAACATCTATGTGCTCTGTAAAGACGACGTGTCCCTACAATCACCGGGAAACATCAAGCTGGTGGCCGGCGGTCAGGACAGTCCGGACCGCGACAG GTGCCGCGTCGTATTTCGGGCTCCGCACAATCAGAATATTTTGCTGAATCTCATGCAGTTGAGCAGCGCGTCCTGCGATCATTGCTCCCTGATGGTTTACGATGGGGAATCCCACAATAAAACCTTTAAAG CTCGGCTGACGAAGGAGAAGATCCCCATCACCATGAAGTCCATCGGCTCGGCCATCACCATAGTGTTCGGCGGCTCGGCCCAAGGCTCCGAGCTTCAGCTGTGGCTATCCTACTCCTTCCATGAGCAGAACTGA